One Methylocaldum marinum DNA window includes the following coding sequences:
- the fabG gene encoding 3-oxoacyl-ACP reductase FabG, protein MIRALVTGGSGAIGGAISRQLANDGFHVIVHGFGSRSAADSVVKDIRARGGSAETVFFDVTDGDSAKRVLEALLASGPIQVLVNNAGIHDDAPLAGMRPDQWRNVIEVSLTGFYNVTQPLLLPMIRTRWGRIISLSSVAGLMGNRGQVNYAAAKAGLIGASRSLSLELASRGISVNVVAPGIIESPMVSQTFNPELIKELVPMKRAGKPEEVAHLVGFLASEKASYITGQVFSVNGGMA, encoded by the coding sequence ATGATTCGAGCGTTGGTAACGGGCGGCAGCGGAGCGATAGGTGGTGCGATCTCGCGACAGCTGGCCAATGACGGCTTCCATGTGATCGTACACGGCTTCGGAAGCCGGAGCGCGGCCGATAGCGTGGTGAAAGATATCCGGGCTCGAGGCGGATCGGCGGAAACGGTCTTCTTCGATGTGACCGATGGCGATTCCGCGAAGCGGGTGTTGGAGGCGCTTCTGGCATCGGGTCCGATCCAGGTATTGGTGAATAACGCCGGTATCCATGACGACGCTCCATTGGCCGGCATGCGCCCGGATCAATGGCGGAACGTTATCGAGGTTTCATTGACCGGTTTTTACAACGTAACCCAGCCGTTGCTATTGCCCATGATTCGCACCCGATGGGGACGCATTATCAGCTTGTCCTCGGTGGCCGGCTTGATGGGCAACCGCGGGCAGGTCAATTACGCGGCGGCGAAGGCCGGCTTGATCGGCGCCTCCAGGTCGCTCTCTCTCGAACTCGCATCCCGCGGAATCTCGGTGAACGTGGTGGCACCGGGCATCATCGAAAGTCCCATGGTTTCACAAACATTCAATCCGGAGCTGATCAAAGAGCTCGTGCCCATGAAGCGCGCCGGGAAGCCCGAAGAGGTGGCTCATTTAGTCGGCTTTCTGGCCTCGGAAAAGGCTTCCTACATCACCGGACAGGTATTCTCCGTCAACGGCGGTATGGCATGA